Part of the Bacteroidales bacterium genome is shown below.
TGACAAGGACCCTCGAAAACATCCAGGAGGTTGAAAAGAACGGCGGAGCCGCCGTCGTTATGAAATCCCTGTTTGAGGAACAGATCCGGCAGGAGGTCAACAGGTCGCTGAACCAGAGCGCCGCCGACACACCCTATGCCTATGTCGAAGCCATGGACTACATCAGCCATTATTCCAAGGAGAACGTGCTGGGCGAATACCTGTCCACCATCCGTGAGGCAAAAAAGAGCGTCACCATTCCCATCATCGCCAGCATCAACTGCACCTCTTCGCACGAGTGGATCACCTTCGCCAGAAAGGTCCAGGATGCGGGCGCCGATGCCCTGGAACTTAATATTTTCATCCTGCCCTCCGACCCGCGGGTGAGTGGCGAAGAGAACAAACAGATCTATATTGATATCATTCAAAGTGTCTTGCGTCAGATCTCCATTCCTTTATCTGTGAAGATCAGCTATTATTTTTCCGATCTGGCAAAATTTGCACTGAAACTCTCCTGGACGGGCATTTCAGGGCTGGTACTGTTCAACCGTTTCTTCTCTCCCGATATTGATATTGAGAACTTCAAGGTGACGGCCACCAATGTTTTCAGCTCTCCCGACGAATTATCCATTTCCCTGCGCTGGGTGGCCATCCTGTCGGACAAGGTCCACTGTGACATTGCTGCCTCCACGGGCGTGCACGACGGAAAAGCTGTCATCAAACAGCTCCTGGCAGGGGCAAAAGCCGTTGAGGTCGTCTCCGCCCTGTATAAACACGGGTATGGTCATTTTGGAACGATGCTGGCCGAGCTGGACGATTGGATGGAAAGGCATAACTTCAGCCGGCTTGATGACTTCGTTGGCATGCTCAGCTATAAAAAGGCTGAAAATCCTGCGCCCTACGAGCGGGTGCAGTTCATGAAGCATTTTGCGGGAATTGAGTGATAAGGCACAAAGGCATCCCGGCTTTCGTCGGGACAAGCTCCGGCACAAAGGCACAAAGGGTTGAGAGGCACAGAGGTACAGAGGCACAGAGGTACAAAGTTGTTTTTGGCGGTGCCGTGCTTGAGGGAGTCAGAATATCTTGAGGCATTTCTTTCCTGTGTCAGGAAACAATCGTTCAACGATTTTGAATTGTTCGTCTGCGTGAATCAACCGGATGGGTGGTGGGAAGATCCGGCAAAAAGACCCATTTGTATTGACAATCAGATTACGCTTGATTATCTTTTCCAGTGCAGTGATCTTCCGTTGACCATCATCGACCGCTCTTCGCCGGGAAAAGGGTGGACAGGGAGCCATTTTGGGGTGGGATGGGCACGCAAGACCGTGATGGATGCCATCAGCAACCAGGCGGATGAAGGCGATATCATGGTCAGCCTCGACGCTGATACGGAATTCGGCGATGCATACCTGGCTTCCATACACCATAATTTCGTACGCCACCTGGGATTTGCCGGCCTGTCGGTGCCCTACTATCACCGCCTGACCGGGGATGAGGTGACCGACCGGTGCATTCTCCGGTACGAGATCTAT
Proteins encoded:
- a CDS encoding dihydroorotate dehydrogenase-like protein, coding for MADLSTTYMGLKLKNPIIAGSSGMTRTLENIQEVEKNGGAAVVMKSLFEEQIRQEVNRSLNQSAADTPYAYVEAMDYISHYSKENVLGEYLSTIREAKKSVTIPIIASINCTSSHEWITFARKVQDAGADALELNIFILPSDPRVSGEENKQIYIDIIQSVLRQISIPLSVKISYYFSDLAKFALKLSWTGISGLVLFNRFFSPDIDIENFKVTATNVFSSPDELSISLRWVAILSDKVHCDIAASTGVHDGKAVIKQLLAGAKAVEVVSALYKHGYGHFGTMLAELDDWMERHNFSRLDDFVGMLSYKKAENPAPYERVQFMKHFAGIE